From a region of the Laspinema palackyanum D2c genome:
- the hisH gene encoding imidazole glycerol phosphate synthase subunit HisH: MPVIAVIDYDMGNLHSVCKGLENAGATAKITDVPGEIEQADAVLLPGVGSFDPAIQHLRSLDLVSPVKDAIASGKPFLGVCLGLQILFDSSEEGKEPGLGIIPGVVRRFKSEPGLTIPHIGWNRLELTQPEVPLWQQLQDQPWLYFVHSYYVDPIDSTVTAATVTHGSQTVTAAIARDNLVAVQFHPEKSSTAGLQMLANFVQQIEMRSVAMSH, translated from the coding sequence ATGCCGGTAATCGCGGTCATCGACTATGATATGGGCAATCTGCACTCAGTCTGTAAGGGATTGGAGAATGCAGGGGCCACAGCCAAAATCACCGATGTGCCTGGGGAAATTGAACAGGCAGATGCGGTTTTGTTGCCCGGGGTCGGGTCCTTTGATCCGGCAATCCAACATTTGCGATCGCTAGATTTAGTCTCCCCGGTTAAGGATGCGATCGCCTCGGGAAAACCCTTTTTAGGGGTTTGTCTCGGGTTGCAAATCCTGTTTGACAGCAGTGAAGAAGGAAAAGAACCCGGTTTAGGCATTATTCCCGGGGTAGTCCGTCGCTTTAAATCCGAACCCGGTTTAACCATTCCTCATATCGGGTGGAATCGTCTGGAATTGACACAACCGGAGGTTCCGTTGTGGCAACAGTTGCAGGATCAACCTTGGTTGTATTTTGTCCATTCTTATTATGTTGACCCCATCGATTCTACGGTGACTGCTGCTACTGTAACTCATGGCAGTCAAACCGTCACTGCTGCGATCGCCCGGGATAACCTGGTTGCCGTCCAATTTCACCCGGAGAAATCTTCTACTGCCGGGTTGCAAATGTTAGCGAACTTTGTCCAACAAATCGAAATGCGATCGGTGGCAATGTCTCATTAA
- a CDS encoding peptidase C15 produces the protein MTQTILLTSFDIWMSHHQTNSSDELLEKVSQVSGIPHDLHFLRKLPVDFQEAPKQAIAKINELQPDLVVCCGMAESRQKLTVEKQARCGKEAIVTPLNLPLLIQDLKLTEISEDAGQFVCESLYYAVLSHLHRHPKKIPTLFVHVPILTPTNSQPILDDFLHLLNRLTQSNLH, from the coding sequence ATGACTCAAACCATCCTCCTAACCTCCTTTGATATTTGGATGTCCCATCACCAAACCAACTCCTCCGATGAGTTATTGGAGAAAGTGTCCCAGGTGAGTGGGATTCCCCATGATCTGCACTTCCTGCGGAAATTACCCGTCGATTTTCAAGAGGCCCCCAAACAGGCGATCGCCAAAATCAACGAACTGCAACCGGATCTTGTGGTATGTTGCGGCATGGCAGAATCCAGGCAAAAACTCACCGTAGAAAAACAGGCGAGATGTGGCAAAGAGGCGATCGTCACCCCCTTAAACCTTCCCCTCCTCATCCAAGATTTAAAACTCACAGAAATCAGCGAAGATGCGGGACAATTTGTCTGCGAATCCCTCTATTATGCTGTTCTGTCTCATCTCCATCGCCACCCCAAAAAAATTCCTACCCTCTTCGTCCATGTCCCCATCCTCACCCCCACCAATTCCCAACCCATTCTCGACGATTTTCTCCATCTCCTCAATCGTCTAACCCAGTCCAATCTCCATTAA
- a CDS encoding circularly permuted type 2 ATP-grasp protein, translating into MRFDTYDPGDFYDELFIEKGKPRPQANPLIDRINSLSDGELLQRQQAAQSAMFKLGITFTVYGDSEGNERIFPFDIIPRIVAANEWATLNRGLKQRIEALNLFIADIYGDQKIIKDGIIPIELVHSAKGFLKPCIGLKPPKGIWCHITGTDLVREKDGQWYVLEDNMRCPSGVSYVLENRRVMKSTFPQVFRTMDIQPVDEYPSHLLETLLNLAPDNLPNPNVVVITPGIYNSAYFEHSFLAQQMGVELVEGKDLVVADGYLQMRTTKGLKRVDVVYRRIDDDFIDPLAFRSDSLLGVPGLMDVYRSGRLGIANALGTGVADDKAIYAYVPEMIRYYLGEDQIIPNVPTFLCGNPQHLDHVLANLDKLVVKAANESGGYGMLIGTQATAEQREDFADRIRANPRNYIAQPTLCLSRVPTLIESHIEGCHVDLRPYILYGKDIYVNPGGLTRVALKRGSLVVNSSQGGGSKDTWVVTE; encoded by the coding sequence GTGCGATTTGACACATACGATCCAGGCGATTTTTACGATGAACTGTTTATCGAGAAGGGAAAACCTCGCCCCCAGGCGAATCCCTTGATAGACAGAATCAATTCCCTATCCGATGGAGAACTTCTCCAGCGACAACAGGCGGCACAAAGCGCCATGTTTAAACTGGGGATCACCTTCACCGTTTATGGAGATAGCGAAGGCAATGAGCGGATTTTTCCATTTGACATCATCCCCCGCATTGTAGCAGCGAACGAATGGGCAACTCTCAATCGTGGACTGAAACAGAGAATTGAAGCATTAAATCTATTTATTGCTGATATTTATGGGGATCAGAAAATCATAAAAGATGGGATAATTCCCATCGAATTGGTTCACTCGGCGAAAGGATTTCTCAAACCTTGCATTGGGTTAAAACCGCCCAAGGGAATTTGGTGTCATATCACCGGCACCGATTTAGTTCGAGAAAAAGATGGACAGTGGTATGTTTTAGAAGATAATATGCGATGTCCTTCGGGGGTGTCCTACGTCCTAGAAAACCGTCGGGTAATGAAAAGTACATTCCCCCAAGTTTTTAGAACGATGGATATTCAACCCGTTGATGAATATCCCAGTCATCTGTTAGAGACATTACTCAATCTGGCCCCGGATAATTTGCCGAATCCCAATGTGGTAGTCATTACCCCAGGGATTTACAATTCCGCCTACTTTGAACATTCGTTCCTCGCCCAGCAAATGGGGGTGGAACTGGTGGAAGGGAAAGATTTAGTCGTCGCCGATGGTTACTTGCAAATGCGGACGACGAAGGGTTTAAAGCGTGTTGATGTAGTCTATCGTCGCATTGATGATGATTTTATCGACCCGCTGGCGTTTCGTTCTGATTCTTTGTTAGGTGTACCCGGTTTGATGGATGTTTATCGATCGGGTCGATTGGGGATTGCCAATGCTTTGGGAACGGGTGTTGCTGATGATAAAGCAATTTATGCTTATGTCCCGGAGATGATTCGGTATTATCTGGGAGAAGACCAAATTATTCCCAATGTCCCGACTTTTTTATGTGGAAATCCCCAGCATTTAGATCATGTCTTGGCTAATTTGGATAAATTAGTCGTCAAGGCAGCGAATGAATCGGGGGGATATGGGATGTTAATTGGCACTCAGGCGACGGCAGAACAACGAGAGGACTTTGCCGATCGCATTCGGGCCAATCCCCGCAATTATATCGCCCAACCCACCCTCTGTCTGTCTCGGGTTCCCACATTAATTGAGAGTCATATTGAAGGCTGTCACGTCGATTTGAGACCCTATATCCTCTATGGAAAAGATATCTATGTTAACCCCGGTGGATTAACTCGGGTGGCCTTAAAACGAGGGTCTTTAGTGGTTAACTCTTCCCAAGGTGGGGGGAGTAAAGATACTTGGGTCGTGACGGAATAA
- a CDS encoding alpha-E domain-containing protein has product MLSRVANSIYWLNRYVERAENIARFIDVNLNLILDSPTGMTQQWEPLVKITGDAPLFQERYGEVLPENVIQFLAFDRDYPNSILSCLQIARENARSVREVISSEMWEQVNAFYMMVKEAAPKQNLASLHDFFTQVKLASHLFSGIMDATMTHNEGWHFGQIGRLLERADKTSRILDVKYYILLPSVHDVGTTLDEIQWMSLLRSASAYEMYRKREHRINPTLVAEFLILDREFPRSIRFCFLNAERSLHEITGTPVGTWRDPAERALGRLRSQLEYMTIADIFETGLHEFINTLQEQLNGVGQSIFNAYFALEPMVEAVEEIKPISSLQTQTQTQTQTAIGS; this is encoded by the coding sequence ATGCTTAGTCGCGTTGCAAATTCAATTTACTGGCTGAATCGTTATGTAGAACGGGCGGAAAATATTGCCCGTTTTATTGATGTTAATCTCAATTTAATTCTGGATTCTCCCACCGGAATGACCCAACAATGGGAGCCCTTGGTGAAAATCACCGGGGATGCACCCCTGTTTCAAGAACGATATGGGGAAGTGCTGCCGGAAAATGTGATTCAATTTCTGGCTTTTGATCGCGATTATCCCAATTCGATTTTATCCTGTTTGCAAATTGCCCGGGAAAATGCGCGATCGGTCCGAGAAGTGATTTCTTCGGAAATGTGGGAACAGGTGAATGCCTTTTATATGATGGTAAAAGAGGCCGCACCTAAACAAAATTTAGCCTCTCTCCATGATTTTTTTACCCAGGTTAAGTTGGCAAGTCACTTGTTTTCAGGCATCATGGATGCGACGATGACCCACAATGAAGGGTGGCATTTCGGACAAATTGGCCGACTGTTGGAACGAGCGGATAAAACTTCTCGCATTTTGGATGTTAAGTATTATATTTTGCTGCCGTCGGTGCATGATGTGGGAACGACTCTGGATGAGATTCAATGGATGTCGTTATTGCGATCGGCGAGTGCTTATGAGATGTATCGGAAGCGCGAGCATCGGATTAATCCGACTCTAGTGGCGGAATTTTTGATTTTAGACCGAGAGTTTCCGCGCTCAATCCGGTTTTGCTTTTTGAATGCCGAGCGATCGCTCCATGAAATTACCGGCACTCCGGTGGGAACTTGGAGAGACCCCGCAGAACGGGCTTTAGGTCGGTTGCGATCGCAGTTAGAATATATGACCATTGCCGATATCTTTGAGACGGGTTTGCATGAGTTTATCAATACTCTCCAAGAGCAACTCAATGGCGTGGGTCAGAGTATTTTTAATGCTTATTTTGCCCTTGAACCGATGGTAGAGGCAGTGGAAGAAATTAAACCGATTTCTTCACTTCAAACTCAGACTCAAACTCAAACTCAGACTGCGATCGGCTCTTGA